A stretch of Desulfobacteraceae bacterium DNA encodes these proteins:
- a CDS encoding FAD-dependent oxidoreductase, protein MSDAICPVTALIRQLEETLGSGRMATPWNRRITEEILDLLKDVAWGRAGADHLPAIRELAGSLRDDPPSSAGVETGRQVLTALSAHEEVFRSHVETHNCATRDCVKLAPAPCQMACPAGIDVPTYVSLIGLGRDAEAIEVIRRDNPFPWVCGLVCTRPCEFMCVRGRIDTPVSIKFLKAFAAERALSERHYKNPPQGPAKEQKVCVVGAGPGGLSAAYYLALKGYGVRVIEALPVSGGMIMVGIPRYRLPREVIDREVAMLQELGVEFRFNTRFGSDVTLEDLKAEGFAAFFFAIGCHSAYKMGMPGEEDFPQVLDAIDILKRVALGDRTVPGKKAVIIGGGNVAIDVARTCLRLGSEEVTIAYRRTRSEMPADEEEVEQAEEEGVRLAFLTIPTGLTGEDGRLTGLQCLRAELVRKEGSTRMSPVPIAGSDFVMPADVVIGAIGQRVDNSCMTGLKGLEWTRRSTIQVNMVTMETSIPGFFAAGDAVTGPATVIEAIGGGKRAADSIDRFLCGIPQPKMPPVPVRRGRVAYFDIPASTKMVLKRPEMPLLNIDRRRTTYQQVELGYSENDVREESRRCLRCDICLRCGKCVEVCRDKMGVNALQLGYFDFDHPVKTDFRITAERCITCGACAANCPTGAMQMEDREGERILSLCGTILNRQKLLFCEKCGATLGPARYLDFIRKKTGTVVSVSNDRRICDACARKESAKANVDIMPV, encoded by the coding sequence ATGTCCGATGCAATCTGCCCGGTAACCGCTCTCATCCGCCAGTTGGAGGAGACGCTTGGCTCAGGCCGTATGGCCACCCCCTGGAACCGGCGCATAACCGAAGAAATCCTCGATCTGCTCAAGGACGTCGCCTGGGGCCGCGCCGGGGCTGACCACCTACCGGCCATCCGGGAGTTGGCAGGTTCCCTGCGGGACGACCCCCCGTCCTCGGCCGGGGTCGAAACCGGCCGTCAGGTGCTGACGGCCCTGAGCGCGCACGAAGAGGTGTTCCGCAGCCATGTCGAAACCCACAACTGCGCCACCCGCGACTGCGTCAAGCTGGCCCCCGCCCCCTGCCAGATGGCCTGCCCGGCGGGCATCGACGTCCCCACCTATGTCAGCCTGATCGGACTGGGGCGGGATGCCGAGGCCATCGAGGTGATCCGCCGCGACAACCCCTTTCCGTGGGTCTGCGGCCTGGTCTGCACCCGCCCCTGCGAGTTCATGTGCGTCCGGGGACGGATCGACACCCCGGTTTCGATCAAATTCCTTAAGGCCTTCGCAGCCGAGCGCGCCCTTTCCGAACGCCACTACAAGAACCCGCCCCAGGGGCCGGCCAAGGAGCAAAAAGTCTGCGTCGTCGGCGCCGGCCCCGGGGGCCTCAGCGCCGCCTACTACCTGGCACTGAAGGGCTACGGGGTGCGGGTGATCGAAGCCCTGCCGGTCTCCGGCGGCATGATCATGGTGGGCATCCCGCGCTACCGTTTGCCGCGCGAGGTAATCGACCGCGAAGTCGCCATGCTCCAGGAGTTGGGGGTCGAATTCCGTTTCAACACCCGCTTCGGCAGCGACGTGACCCTGGAGGATCTCAAGGCCGAGGGCTTTGCCGCCTTCTTCTTCGCCATCGGCTGTCACAGCGCTTACAAGATGGGTATGCCGGGCGAGGAGGACTTCCCCCAGGTGCTGGACGCCATCGACATCCTCAAGCGCGTGGCCCTGGGGGACCGCACGGTGCCCGGCAAAAAGGCGGTCATCATCGGCGGCGGCAATGTGGCCATCGATGTGGCCCGCACCTGCCTGCGACTGGGCAGCGAGGAGGTCACGATCGCCTACCGCCGCACCCGCTCCGAGATGCCGGCCGACGAGGAGGAGGTCGAGCAGGCCGAGGAGGAGGGCGTGCGCCTGGCCTTTCTCACCATCCCCACCGGTCTGACCGGGGAGGACGGCCGCTTGACCGGCCTCCAGTGCCTGCGGGCCGAGCTGGTGCGCAAGGAGGGCAGCACGCGCATGTCCCCGGTGCCGATTGCCGGCAGCGACTTCGTGATGCCGGCCGACGTCGTCATCGGCGCCATCGGCCAGCGCGTGGACAACAGCTGCATGACCGGCCTGAAGGGCCTGGAGTGGACCCGGCGCAGCACCATCCAGGTCAACATGGTCACCATGGAGACCTCTATCCCCGGGTTTTTCGCCGCCGGCGATGCCGTCACCGGTCCTGCCACCGTGATCGAGGCCATCGGCGGCGGCAAACGCGCGGCCGATTCCATCGACCGCTTTCTGTGCGGCATTCCCCAGCCCAAGATGCCGCCGGTGCCGGTTAGGCGTGGACGGGTGGCCTATTTCGATATCCCCGCGAGCACCAAGATGGTCCTCAAACGGCCCGAAATGCCACTGCTCAACATCGACCGCCGGCGCACTACCTATCAACAGGTGGAGCTGGGCTACTCCGAAAACGACGTGCGCGAGGAAAGCCGTCGCTGCCTGCGCTGCGATATCTGCCTGCGCTGCGGCAAGTGCGTGGAGGTCTGCCGCGACAAGATGGGGGTCAACGCCCTGCAGCTGGGCTATTTTGACTTTGACCACCCGGTGAAAACCGACTTTCGGATCACCGCCGAGCGCTGCATCACCTGCGGGGCCTGCGCCGCCAACTGCCCCACCGGCGCCATGCAGATGGAAGACCGGGAAGGCGAGCGGATCCTCTCCCTGTGCGGCACGATTCTCAACCGGCAGAAGCTGCTGTTCTGCGAAAAGTGCGGCGCGACCCTGGGACCGGCGCGCTATCTGGACTTCATCCGCAAGAAAACCGGCACGGTCGTCTCCGTCAGCAACGACCGGCGCATCTGCGATGCTTGCGCCCGCAAGGAATCGGCGAAGGCCAACGTGGACATCATGCCGGTCTGA
- a CDS encoding 4Fe-4S binding protein — protein sequence MSKYYLFQDTKNCIGCHSCEIQCKANKGLPPGPKLCQIIAVGPKLVGGLPRAAYIFMPCFHCENPWCVAACPTGAMQQRASDGIVFVDQNLCVGCKTCISACPWGAPQWNPETGKVVKCDYCMDRVDQGLKPACVTICTSHCLHFGKVEEMTQIRRERHAKAVAALEHSDL from the coding sequence ATGAGCAAATACTATCTGTTTCAGGACACCAAAAACTGCATCGGCTGCCACTCCTGCGAAATTCAGTGCAAGGCCAACAAGGGCCTGCCGCCGGGGCCGAAGCTGTGCCAGATCATCGCCGTCGGCCCCAAGCTGGTCGGCGGCCTGCCCCGCGCAGCTTACATCTTCATGCCCTGTTTTCACTGTGAAAACCCGTGGTGCGTGGCCGCCTGCCCCACTGGCGCGATGCAGCAGCGCGCCAGCGACGGGATCGTCTTCGTCGACCAGAACCTCTGCGTCGGCTGCAAGACCTGCATCTCGGCCTGCCCCTGGGGCGCTCCCCAGTGGAACCCGGAAACCGGCAAAGTCGTCAAGTGCGACTATTGCATGGACCGCGTCGATCAGGGCCTCAAACCGGCCTGCGTCACCATCTGCACCTCTCATTGCCTGCATTTCGGCAAGGTCGAGGAAATGACCCAGATCCGCCGTGAGCGCCACGCCAAGGCGGTCGCTGCCCTGGAGCACAGCGATCTGTAA
- a CDS encoding molybdopterin-dependent oxidoreductase, which yields MEQEVYSLCFMCSVRCPIKVQAKDGQVRWIEGNPHVAGMEGSLCPRGAAGISLLYDQQRVQTPLIRVGNRGEGQWRKATWDEALDYVAEKLQKVIETYGGHSVALGERTQLATHVSKTFMKAIGSPNHFTHDALCKGSVNTACRSLFGYTDGQMGIDYKNTKHIVLYGRNLFEAISVKEVNNLLKAMEGGAKMTYIDPRVTVTATKAQRYWMVRPGTDLALNYALIHVIIKERLYDVAFVNRWVLGFSDLQEFVEPYTPEWAETETGIPAGEIVALAREISQDKPSVIFHYGYRGAHHVNEIHMRRSILMLNSLMGSVETKGGIFFKKGPGEVGGKPAAKLASQQFPKITVPRCDKVGTPDFPLPDPNHGTIQVLPFAILNEDPYPVKALIAYRLDPLMSIAQSALTKQALEKLDLIVAIDINYSDIAWYADVILPESTYLERTDCIQQANGLNPQMFLRKQVVPPRYDTREGAMILKQIGERIGIGHFFPYNSMEELVDWQLADTGFSQADFAAKGFVAYGKGPIFWDRADGLKLKTPSGKIEFRSSLLEDAGFESFPAYSPMPSPPENQFRLITGRLALHTHVSTQNNPYLNELCPENVAWINTQRATALGIKNNDEIEIASKCGSGRVKAFVTDLIHPEALFILHGFGHEAKRAARAYNRGISDSLLQENIYDKVGGSPAYHETFVTVKAA from the coding sequence ATGGAACAGGAGGTCTACAGTCTGTGTTTTATGTGTTCAGTCCGCTGCCCGATCAAGGTCCAGGCCAAAGACGGCCAGGTCCGCTGGATCGAGGGCAACCCACACGTCGCCGGCATGGAGGGCAGCCTCTGTCCGCGGGGTGCGGCCGGCATCTCCCTGCTCTATGACCAGCAGCGGGTTCAGACGCCGCTGATCCGCGTTGGTAATCGGGGCGAAGGCCAGTGGCGCAAAGCCACCTGGGACGAGGCCCTGGACTATGTTGCCGAAAAGCTCCAAAAGGTCATTGAAACCTACGGCGGCCACAGCGTGGCGCTCGGCGAACGCACCCAGCTGGCCACCCACGTCAGCAAGACGTTTATGAAAGCCATCGGCTCACCCAATCACTTCACCCACGACGCCCTCTGCAAGGGCTCGGTCAACACCGCCTGCCGCAGCCTGTTCGGCTACACCGACGGCCAGATGGGCATCGATTACAAGAACACCAAACACATCGTGCTCTACGGCCGCAACCTCTTCGAGGCCATCTCGGTCAAGGAGGTCAACAACCTGCTGAAGGCCATGGAGGGCGGGGCCAAAATGACCTACATCGACCCCCGCGTGACCGTCACCGCCACCAAGGCCCAGCGCTACTGGATGGTCCGCCCGGGCACCGACCTGGCGCTCAATTACGCCTTGATCCACGTCATCATCAAGGAGCGCCTCTACGATGTCGCCTTCGTGAACCGCTGGGTGCTGGGCTTCAGCGACCTCCAGGAGTTTGTGGAACCCTACACCCCGGAGTGGGCCGAAACCGAAACCGGCATTCCCGCAGGGGAAATCGTCGCCTTGGCCCGGGAGATCAGCCAGGACAAGCCGTCGGTGATTTTCCACTACGGCTACCGTGGCGCGCACCATGTCAACGAGATCCACATGCGCCGCTCGATCCTGATGCTCAACAGCCTGATGGGCAGCGTGGAGACCAAGGGCGGGATCTTTTTCAAGAAAGGTCCCGGTGAGGTCGGCGGCAAGCCCGCCGCCAAACTGGCCTCCCAGCAGTTCCCGAAAATCACGGTGCCCCGCTGCGACAAGGTCGGCACTCCCGACTTCCCACTGCCGGACCCCAACCATGGCACCATCCAGGTGCTGCCGTTTGCCATCCTCAACGAGGACCCCTACCCCGTCAAGGCCCTGATCGCCTACCGTCTGGACCCGCTGATGTCCATCGCCCAATCGGCGTTGACCAAGCAGGCGCTGGAAAAGCTGGACCTGATCGTGGCCATCGATATCAATTACAGCGACATCGCCTGGTACGCCGACGTGATCCTGCCGGAGTCCACCTACCTGGAGCGCACCGACTGCATCCAGCAGGCCAACGGCCTCAACCCCCAGATGTTTCTGCGCAAACAGGTGGTGCCGCCGCGCTACGACACCCGTGAGGGCGCCATGATCCTCAAGCAGATCGGCGAGCGCATCGGCATCGGCCACTTCTTCCCGTACAACAGCATGGAGGAGTTGGTGGACTGGCAGTTGGCCGACACCGGCTTCAGCCAGGCCGACTTCGCCGCCAAGGGCTTCGTGGCCTACGGCAAAGGCCCGATTTTCTGGGACCGCGCGGACGGGCTGAAACTGAAAACCCCGTCGGGCAAAATCGAGTTCCGCTCGTCGCTCCTGGAGGACGCCGGCTTCGAATCTTTTCCGGCCTACAGCCCCATGCCCAGCCCCCCTGAAAACCAATTCCGGCTGATAACCGGGCGGCTGGCGCTGCACACCCACGTCTCCACCCAGAACAACCCCTATCTGAACGAACTCTGCCCGGAAAACGTGGCCTGGATCAACACCCAACGGGCCACGGCACTGGGCATCAAAAACAACGACGAGATCGAAATCGCCTCCAAATGCGGCAGCGGCCGGGTCAAGGCCTTCGTGACCGACCTGATCCACCCCGAGGCGCTCTTCATCCTGCACGGTTTTGGGCACGAGGCCAAGCGGGCCGCGCGCGCATACAACCGCGGGATATCGGACAGCCTGCTGCAGGAAAATATCTACGACAAGGTCGGCGGTAGCCCGGCCTACCACGAAACCTTTGTGACGGTGAAGGCCGCCTAG
- a CDS encoding ATP-binding protein, with the protein MIQRIAITGPECSGKTSLAEALAGHYGTLWVPEYAREYLAALGRPYRFEDIGAIARGQLQREARAAHRAKRFLFCDTEPIVAKIWSEVTFQRCDPWILAALESRPYALYLLTDIDLPWEDDPLREHPTRRKTLFRRYHRELIARKLPFEVISGSRGARLRRAVRALETRFASS; encoded by the coding sequence ATGATTCAGCGCATCGCCATCACCGGGCCCGAGTGCAGCGGCAAAACCTCCCTGGCAGAAGCGCTTGCCGGCCATTACGGGACTCTCTGGGTGCCGGAATACGCCCGGGAATACCTGGCCGCCCTGGGCCGGCCCTACCGTTTCGAGGACATCGGCGCCATCGCCCGCGGCCAGCTGCAACGCGAAGCCCGCGCTGCACACCGAGCCAAGCGCTTTCTCTTCTGCGACACCGAGCCGATCGTCGCTAAAATCTGGAGCGAGGTCACGTTTCAGCGCTGTGACCCCTGGATTTTAGCCGCCCTGGAGAGCCGGCCGTATGCGCTCTACCTACTGACCGATATCGATCTGCCCTGGGAGGATGACCCGCTGCGGGAGCACCCCACCCGCCGCAAAACCCTTTTCCGGCGCTATCACCGTGAATTGATCGCCCGCAAGCTGCCCTTTGAAGTGATTTCCGGCAGCCGGGGCGCGCGTCTGAGAAGGGCGGTCAGGGCCCTCGAGACGCGCTTTGCCTCATCGTGA
- a CDS encoding outer membrane lipoprotein-sorting protein, producing the protein MHAILSVLLLLALLSGSPAAALDVDAIVRAGFDYWRGQSSASLVEMTIHRPRWQRTMTIRAWTRGQDQSIFWIIAPPRENGTGTLKKQRQMWIYNPKINRTIKIPPSMMSQSWMGSDFSNNDLVKSDSLLHDYTHVLIGTGTHQGRRVYHIRSLPKAGAPVVWGCQELKIREDYILLEQTFFDEDFKPVKVLSADQLQMLGGRLFPRVWKMQKVETPAEYTRLEYRELAFDVDLPERLFTLSALKTPPR; encoded by the coding sequence ATGCACGCGATCCTGTCCGTTCTTCTGCTGTTGGCCCTCCTCTCGGGGTCCCCGGCGGCCGCCCTGGACGTCGATGCCATCGTTCGGGCGGGTTTCGATTACTGGCGCGGCCAGTCGTCGGCCAGCCTGGTGGAGATGACGATCCACCGGCCGCGCTGGCAGCGCACCATGACCATCCGGGCCTGGACCCGCGGCCAGGACCAGAGCATCTTCTGGATCATCGCCCCGCCCCGCGAAAATGGCACCGGGACCCTCAAAAAACAGCGGCAGATGTGGATCTACAACCCCAAGATCAACCGCACGATCAAGATTCCGCCGTCCATGATGTCCCAATCCTGGATGGGGTCCGACTTTTCCAACAACGACCTGGTCAAAAGCGACAGCCTGCTGCACGACTACACCCACGTCCTGATCGGCACCGGCACCCACCAGGGGCGCCGTGTCTACCATATCCGCTCGCTTCCCAAGGCCGGCGCACCGGTGGTGTGGGGCTGCCAGGAGCTGAAAATCCGGGAGGACTACATCCTGCTGGAGCAGACCTTTTTCGACGAGGATTTCAAGCCGGTCAAGGTTCTTTCCGCCGACCAGCTCCAGATGCTGGGCGGGCGCCTGTTTCCCAGGGTGTGGAAGATGCAGAAGGTTGAAACGCCGGCGGAATACACCCGTCTGGAATACCGGGAGCTGGCCTTCGACGTCGACTTGCCGGAGCGGCTGTTCACCCTCTCCGCCCTGAAGACGCCCCCGCGGTAG
- a CDS encoding FtsX-like permease family protein, with amino-acid sequence MMIDLKIAWRNLWRNPRRSLLTLAAIAFASVLLVFMLSWQLGSYDTMINASVRIQTGHLQVQAAGYEEKKEIWRVVEDPSQVAAVLEDTAGVAAYTFRASAFSLVSSRERTYGVLVRGLDPGRETAVSSVAQTVRTGRFLSAGDATGAVVGALLARNLKVGLGDELVVMGQARDGSIAAAVLNVVGIFSSGQDDLDRGVLQMPLQTFQEAFAMDGAVHAVVVRCDELGAVASVQTAVAGALGAAGADRELVVLDWMALLPGLVQSIQLDLVSGVIFYLILVVVVAFSILNTFLMAVFERTREFGVFMALGTSPARLVRMLMLESAVMTLTGILVGIFLGVLLTAYFQHHGIVIPGAAELLAQYGLPARMHPKLSWLSVGLGPLVVMILTLLTALYPALRVRRLKPVAAMRAV; translated from the coding sequence ATGATGATCGACCTTAAAATCGCCTGGCGCAACCTCTGGCGCAACCCCCGCCGGTCGTTGCTGACCCTCGCCGCGATAGCCTTCGCCAGCGTGCTGCTGGTCTTTATGCTCTCCTGGCAGCTGGGCTCCTACGATACCATGATCAACGCCAGCGTCCGGATCCAGACAGGGCACCTGCAGGTCCAGGCGGCCGGCTACGAGGAAAAAAAAGAGATCTGGCGGGTGGTCGAGGACCCCTCGCAGGTGGCGGCGGTGCTGGAGGATACGGCCGGGGTGGCGGCCTATACATTCCGGGCAAGCGCCTTTTCGCTGGTGTCCTCCCGCGAGAGGACCTACGGTGTCCTGGTGCGCGGACTTGATCCCGGGCGCGAAACGGCGGTCTCCAGCGTGGCACAGACCGTCCGCACGGGAAGGTTTCTTTCCGCGGGGGATGCCACAGGTGCCGTGGTGGGGGCCCTGCTGGCCCGCAACCTCAAGGTGGGGCTGGGCGACGAACTGGTGGTGATGGGGCAGGCCCGCGACGGCTCTATTGCCGCGGCGGTGCTGAACGTCGTGGGTATTTTCAGTTCCGGCCAGGATGATCTCGACCGCGGTGTTCTCCAGATGCCTCTCCAAACCTTCCAGGAGGCGTTCGCAATGGACGGGGCGGTGCACGCCGTGGTGGTGCGCTGCGATGAACTGGGGGCGGTTGCCTCGGTCCAGACGGCGGTCGCCGGGGCTCTCGGCGCGGCGGGGGCCGACCGTGAGCTGGTCGTGCTGGACTGGATGGCCCTGCTGCCGGGCCTGGTCCAGAGCATCCAACTGGACCTGGTCAGCGGCGTGATCTTCTATCTGATCCTGGTGGTGGTGGTGGCCTTCAGCATTCTCAACACCTTTCTGATGGCGGTCTTCGAGCGCACCCGTGAATTCGGCGTCTTCATGGCCCTGGGCACCTCGCCGGCGCGGCTGGTGCGGATGCTGATGCTGGAGTCGGCGGTCATGACCCTGACGGGGATCCTGGTGGGGATTTTTCTCGGCGTCCTGCTGACCGCCTATTTCCAGCATCATGGAATCGTGATCCCCGGGGCTGCGGAACTGCTGGCGCAGTATGGCCTGCCCGCGCGGATGCATCCGAAACTCTCCTGGCTCTCGGTTGGTCTGGGGCCGCTGGTGGTGATGATCCTGACGCTGCTGACGGCCCTTTACCCGGCGCTGCGCGTGCGGCGCCTGAAACCGGTGGCGGCCATGCGGGCGGTGTGA
- a CDS encoding ABC transporter permease, with product MGIYLQMAWRNVWRNRRRTLVILTAVVIGVWSMICVGALSRGIADQMVQNGIATLTGHLQIHRRGFRSDPVVENSMTDPAAVLARLPALLPPGSRWSVRVRVNAVAANARHSGGVTLVGVDPAREAQVSFIGGGVTTGVFLPPDVPWAIVVGRALAEQFDTRPGRKLVLMSQDTEREIASRAFRITGVFDAEMAATEKQFVFVNLAQAREMLKLGGGASEVAIVLPDPRLVDTVAHRLRTALASERCEVHTWQELLPLVTAILKMYDVFIFLWFLVVFVAMSFGIVNTTLMAVFERIREFGLLRALGMKPSGIVASVLTESLMLLALGSGLGNALGLASVLALSERGIDLSAMAAGLEFAGMGRVIIPRIVTLDLALANGVVLVLGAVVSVYPALKAARVTPVEALSHT from the coding sequence TTGGGGATCTACCTGCAGATGGCCTGGCGCAACGTCTGGCGCAACCGACGGCGGACCCTGGTGATCCTCACCGCGGTGGTGATCGGGGTGTGGAGCATGATCTGCGTCGGGGCGCTCTCGCGCGGGATTGCGGACCAGATGGTGCAAAACGGTATCGCCACCCTCACCGGCCACCTGCAGATCCACCGCCGGGGCTTTCGCAGCGATCCGGTGGTGGAAAACAGCATGACCGATCCCGCTGCCGTGCTGGCGCGGCTGCCGGCGCTTCTGCCGCCGGGCAGTCGGTGGAGCGTGCGCGTGCGGGTGAATGCGGTGGCCGCCAATGCGCGCCACTCCGGCGGAGTCACCCTGGTGGGGGTCGACCCGGCTCGGGAGGCGCAGGTTTCCTTTATCGGCGGCGGGGTCACCACGGGCGTGTTTCTTCCGCCCGATGTGCCCTGGGCGATCGTGGTGGGACGTGCCCTGGCCGAGCAGTTCGACACCCGGCCGGGACGTAAGTTGGTCTTGATGAGCCAGGACACGGAGCGGGAGATTGCCTCCCGGGCCTTTCGCATCACGGGCGTTTTCGACGCCGAGATGGCCGCCACGGAAAAGCAGTTCGTTTTCGTGAATCTGGCGCAAGCCCGCGAGATGTTGAAGCTCGGCGGGGGGGCTTCGGAGGTGGCGATCGTGCTGCCCGACCCTCGGCTGGTGGATACCGTCGCCCACCGCCTGCGGACCGCCCTGGCGTCGGAGCGCTGCGAGGTCCACACCTGGCAAGAACTCCTGCCGCTGGTGACCGCCATCCTGAAGATGTACGACGTTTTCATCTTCCTGTGGTTTCTGGTGGTCTTCGTCGCCATGAGCTTCGGGATCGTCAACACCACCCTGATGGCCGTTTTTGAGCGCATCCGTGAATTCGGGCTGCTGCGGGCTCTCGGCATGAAACCCTCGGGGATCGTGGCCTCGGTGCTGACCGAATCCCTGATGCTGCTGGCCCTGGGCAGCGGTCTCGGCAATGCCCTGGGCCTGGCCTCGGTCCTGGCGCTTTCCGAGCGCGGCATCGACCTTTCGGCCATGGCGGCGGGTTTGGAGTTTGCCGGGATGGGGCGGGTGATCATACCCCGGATCGTCACCCTGGATCTCGCCCTGGCCAACGGGGTGGTGCTCGTGCTGGGGGCGGTCGTC